A stretch of the Marivirga tractuosa DSM 4126 genome encodes the following:
- the recA gene encoding recombinase RecA, with protein MSEKSEKLKALQLTIDKLDKTYGKGSVMKLSDEKVVDVPSIHTGSLGLDIALGIGGIPRGRVIEVYGPESSGKTTLAMHCIAEAQKAGGMAAIIDAEHAFDKAYAEKLGIDTENLLISQPDSGEQALEIAEHLIRSGALDIVVIDSVAALVPKGELEGEMGDSKMGLQARLMSQALRKLTGAISKTGCSCIFINQLREKIGVMFGNPETTTGGNALKFYASVRLDIRRIGSIKEGPDNITGNRVKVKVVKNKMAPPFKVVEFDIMYGEGISKVGEIIDLGVELEVIKKAGSWFSYMDNKLGQGRDSVKSLILDNPELMEELETKIRAKINGEDLEEQTEKAKK; from the coding sequence ATGAGCGAAAAAAGCGAAAAATTAAAAGCATTACAACTAACTATTGATAAACTGGACAAAACTTACGGGAAAGGTTCTGTCATGAAGTTGAGTGATGAGAAGGTAGTGGATGTTCCCTCCATTCATACCGGTTCTTTAGGATTAGACATTGCGTTAGGCATAGGTGGAATTCCAAGAGGAAGAGTAATTGAGGTTTATGGACCTGAATCATCCGGTAAAACCACCTTGGCTATGCATTGTATTGCTGAAGCCCAAAAGGCTGGTGGCATGGCTGCGATTATTGATGCTGAGCATGCGTTTGATAAAGCCTATGCTGAGAAATTAGGGATTGATACCGAGAATTTATTGATATCTCAACCTGATAGCGGTGAGCAAGCTTTGGAAATAGCTGAACATTTAATTCGCTCAGGAGCTTTAGATATAGTAGTGATTGATTCCGTTGCGGCTTTAGTTCCTAAAGGAGAACTGGAAGGCGAAATGGGGGATAGCAAAATGGGGCTTCAAGCCAGACTAATGTCTCAGGCATTAAGGAAATTGACTGGAGCCATAAGCAAAACTGGTTGTTCTTGTATTTTCATTAACCAATTAAGAGAAAAGATTGGTGTGATGTTCGGTAATCCTGAAACAACTACAGGTGGTAACGCTCTCAAATTTTATGCTTCTGTTCGTTTAGATATCAGAAGAATAGGTAGCATTAAAGAGGGACCTGATAACATCACAGGTAACAGAGTGAAGGTTAAAGTCGTGAAAAATAAGATGGCACCTCCGTTCAAAGTAGTAGAATTTGACATCATGTATGGGGAAGGAATTTCTAAAGTTGGCGAAATCATTGACTTAGGAGTGGAGTTAGAGGTGATAAAGAAAGCAGGTTCTTGGTTCTCTTATATGGACAATAAACTGGGTCAAGGAAGAGATTCTGTGAAATCCTTGATTTTGGATAATCCGGAACTGATGGAAGAATTGGAAACGAAAATTAGAGCCAAAATTAACGGAGAGGATTTGGAAGAGCAAACTGAAAAAGCTAAAAAGTAG
- a CDS encoding DUF3267 domain-containing protein has product MSPELLKNKNHYKNVLSIMDSTEWLLFISTFIRRKNLITIIYWTYLFIGLVGGVFILFDYNLVTVESRFWIIGITGGLLISLLVSPVLHELIQVIFFKLYGAKHVKFKWNWSLFRFNVQANDFTLSKWRYYGICLVTFSLFSILPFLLAFYADGAILFTLLSLSFFHALYAMKDLAVCSYLYKFPNCYIYSSEQDKTVFYKTLPK; this is encoded by the coding sequence ATGAGTCCAGAGCTTTTAAAAAATAAAAATCACTACAAAAATGTGCTGTCCATCATGGATAGCACTGAATGGCTGCTGTTTATATCCACTTTTATCAGACGGAAAAATCTCATCACTATAATTTACTGGACATATCTCTTCATCGGATTAGTGGGGGGTGTTTTTATTCTTTTCGATTACAATTTAGTAACTGTTGAATCCAGGTTTTGGATTATTGGCATAACAGGAGGTTTATTAATCTCCCTATTAGTGAGTCCTGTTTTGCATGAGCTAATTCAGGTAATATTTTTTAAACTCTATGGTGCGAAGCATGTCAAATTCAAATGGAATTGGAGTCTTTTTCGATTTAATGTGCAAGCGAATGATTTTACGCTAAGTAAATGGAGATATTACGGAATTTGCTTAGTTACCTTTTCTCTTTTCTCAATTCTACCGTTTCTGTTGGCCTTCTATGCTGATGGAGCTATACTTTTCACTTTACTTTCTTTATCCTTTTTTCATGCACTCTATGCCATGAAAGATTTAGCAGTTTGTAGCTATTTATATAAGTTTCCAAATTGTTATATTTACAGTTCTGAACAGGATAAGACAGTTTTTTACAAAACATTGCCTAAGTAA
- a CDS encoding c-type cytochrome → MRNNSVFLSFLIFSLVLFSCGRYEEFKNSATENYSDVKMQKFAKYMIQGKQLYTTHCSNCHQEQGDGLGKLFPPLAKSDYMLADIPRSICGIKNGMIGEITVNGKSYNQAMPALDRLTNLEIAEISTYIYNSWGNEKGMIEIETVEESLSNCQ, encoded by the coding sequence ATGAGAAATAATTCAGTTTTCTTGTCTTTTTTAATTTTCAGTCTTGTGCTCTTTTCTTGTGGCAGATATGAAGAATTTAAAAACTCTGCAACTGAAAATTATTCTGATGTCAAAATGCAGAAATTTGCTAAGTATATGATACAAGGCAAACAGCTCTACACTACACATTGTAGCAATTGCCATCAAGAGCAGGGAGATGGACTAGGTAAATTATTTCCTCCACTGGCTAAATCTGATTATATGTTAGCGGATATTCCGAGAAGCATTTGTGGGATTAAAAACGGAATGATAGGTGAAATTACAGTAAATGGAAAAAGCTACAATCAAGCTATGCCTGCCTTAGATAGACTCACCAATCTGGAAATAGCTGAAATCTCAACATACATTTACAACAGCTGGGGAAATGAAAAGGGAATGATTGAAATAGAGACAGTTGAAGAATCACTCTCCAACTGTCAATAA
- a CDS encoding SCO family protein, which produces MKILKSTFLFTLIALTLAACGLENQKNKKTEFPVLGRKQYIEKVVDGKTVTDTVDHTIPDFKLVNQDSNWVTPRTFEGKVYVADFFFTSCPTICPTMKKQMLRVYQAYKDNDQVGIISHTIDPEYDTVALLKDFAERLEVKAPKWNFVTGEKEAIYELGQKGYMVTAMEDENEEGGYLHSGAFVLVDKERKIRGVYDGTRAEEVDKLITDIELLLATYEK; this is translated from the coding sequence ATGAAGATTTTAAAATCAACTTTTCTTTTCACTTTAATCGCCCTTACGCTAGCTGCGTGTGGACTGGAGAATCAGAAAAATAAAAAGACAGAGTTCCCTGTACTAGGAAGAAAACAATATATTGAGAAAGTGGTAGACGGAAAGACTGTAACCGATACTGTTGACCATACAATTCCAGACTTTAAATTAGTGAATCAAGATAGTAATTGGGTAACTCCAAGAACATTTGAAGGAAAAGTATATGTAGCCGATTTCTTTTTCACTTCATGTCCAACTATTTGCCCTACAATGAAAAAACAAATGTTGAGGGTATATCAAGCTTATAAAGACAATGATCAAGTTGGTATTATTTCCCACACCATAGACCCTGAATATGATACTGTTGCTTTACTGAAGGATTTTGCTGAAAGACTAGAAGTAAAGGCACCAAAATGGAATTTTGTGACAGGAGAAAAAGAAGCCATTTATGAACTAGGTCAAAAAGGATATATGGTTACTGCTATGGAAGATGAAAATGAAGAAGGCGGTTATCTACATAGCGGAGCATTTGTCTTAGTAGATAAGGAAAGAAAAATCAGAGGTGTTTACGATGGCACCCGTGCTGAGGAAGTAGATAAATTAATTACTGATATTGAATTACTTTTGGCTACTTATGAGAAATAA
- a CDS encoding CopD family protein has product MYLYLKSLHIIFVVTWFAGLFYIVRLFIYQTEALQKTEPEKSILHNQLSKMARLLWKVITWPSAIITLILASSLLILQPFWLQQPFMHIKLTFVFFLYLYHFSCHYIYKKLQKGEIKYSSTQLRIWNEVATLFLVAVVFLIVLKNELNWIWGTLGFISFGILLMAAIKIYKALREKR; this is encoded by the coding sequence ATGTATTTATACCTTAAATCTTTGCATATTATTTTTGTAGTCACATGGTTTGCAGGATTATTTTATATTGTCAGACTTTTTATTTATCAGACAGAGGCACTTCAAAAAACGGAGCCAGAAAAATCGATTTTACATAATCAGCTCAGCAAAATGGCCAGACTTTTATGGAAAGTCATTACATGGCCTTCGGCTATTATTACGTTGATTTTAGCTAGTAGTTTATTGATCCTCCAACCCTTCTGGTTGCAGCAGCCATTTATGCACATCAAGCTAACTTTCGTTTTTTTTCTTTACCTATACCACTTCTCTTGTCATTACATTTATAAAAAGCTTCAAAAAGGAGAAATCAAATATAGTTCTACTCAGTTAAGAATTTGGAATGAAGTAGCAACTCTTTTTCTGGTTGCCGTAGTATTCTTAATAGTACTTAAAAATGAACTCAACTGGATTTGGGGAACCCTTGGCTTCATAAGTTTTGGAATACTGCTTATGGCAGCTATTAAAATCTATAAAGCACTTAGAGAAAAAAGATAA
- a CDS encoding Crp/Fnr family transcriptional regulator, with amino-acid sequence MSDSSQLWYFENVDLFNVLCPHKIKGLEDDHPMTKFKKDEFVYFPEQVSNHIYMIAEGRIKIGSYLEDGKESVKAILSKGEIFGELALTGEEKRQDFAQAMDSETIICPMTLDDMKNLMANNQPLSFKMMKLIGLRLRKTERRLESLVFKDARTRIIEFLRDEANEKGKKIGFEMMIPSHLTHKDIAALTGTSRQTVTTILNELREKNIINFDRRKILIRDMELLA; translated from the coding sequence ATGTCAGATTCCTCGCAATTATGGTATTTCGAAAATGTTGATCTGTTCAATGTGCTTTGTCCTCACAAAATTAAGGGTCTTGAAGATGATCATCCAATGACTAAATTCAAGAAGGATGAATTTGTGTATTTTCCTGAGCAGGTATCAAATCATATTTATATGATAGCAGAGGGGAGAATTAAGATCGGATCGTATTTGGAAGATGGCAAGGAATCGGTGAAAGCTATTTTAAGTAAAGGGGAGATTTTTGGTGAGCTAGCTTTAACGGGTGAGGAAAAAAGACAAGACTTTGCGCAAGCTATGGATAGTGAGACGATTATATGTCCTATGACACTTGATGATATGAAGAATTTAATGGCTAATAACCAGCCCTTAAGTTTTAAAATGATGAAACTAATTGGCTTGCGATTACGCAAAACTGAAAGAAGATTAGAGTCCTTAGTGTTCAAGGATGCACGAACTAGAATAATAGAGTTCCTTAGGGATGAAGCCAATGAGAAAGGAAAGAAAATAGGCTTTGAAATGATGATTCCTAGTCATCTCACTCATAAAGATATAGCTGCTTTAACGGGAACATCACGCCAAACCGTCACAACGATTTTGAATGAGTTAAGAGAGAAAAATATCATCAATTTTGACAGACGGAAAATTCTAATCCGTGATATGGAACTATTGGCATAA
- a CDS encoding CHASE2 domain-containing protein, whose protein sequence is MKKSIFKNIWVDSILATAFIFVVIFGLFSLINVFDAIDPVGEALEDVEFNDIVYSTLREDPPADDNIVLVNIGRLPRHLIAEQIRIINKYNPKVIGLDTFFPFSKGEAQDSALVNALSEVDNLVMATKLERWSSENVVDSLKLSAEKFRVHAEDFGFANLFVGEGVGQEDVKTCRSFLTKEYLHSKDSTHLFFALKLAQYLAPDKVERFLERDNKLEYINYKGNAMGSASNFAPTFFALDIPDVFNENFVPELIEDKIVIFGMLGEYFGDPYNVEDKYYTPLNKKYAGRGAPDMYGAVIHANVISMVMDEDYVYKLEEHFQIIIAVLLCYLNVVAFMWVYYALKNWYDGITKVVQLIELLLILGAIIYSYHLFNINLELTLAMGVVAVVGDSLEVYNGVVKNMFTKEGRRELFSVNKREQDKVEIN, encoded by the coding sequence ATGAAGAAAAGTATCTTTAAGAACATATGGGTTGATTCAATTTTAGCAACGGCATTTATTTTCGTTGTAATCTTTGGATTATTCTCCTTAATAAATGTCTTTGATGCTATTGATCCTGTTGGGGAAGCTCTGGAAGATGTGGAGTTTAATGATATTGTATATTCTACTCTAAGGGAAGACCCTCCTGCTGATGACAATATAGTTTTGGTCAATATTGGAAGATTGCCCAGGCATTTAATAGCAGAGCAAATCAGAATCATAAACAAATACAATCCTAAAGTAATAGGTTTGGATACATTTTTTCCTTTTTCTAAAGGAGAAGCCCAAGACTCAGCACTAGTAAATGCGCTAAGTGAGGTAGATAATTTAGTGATGGCTACAAAGTTAGAAAGATGGTCAAGCGAAAATGTAGTGGATTCTTTGAAACTATCAGCTGAAAAATTTAGAGTTCATGCAGAAGATTTTGGGTTTGCAAATCTATTTGTTGGTGAAGGTGTGGGTCAGGAAGACGTAAAAACCTGCCGTTCATTTCTTACAAAGGAGTATTTGCACAGCAAGGATAGTACTCATTTGTTTTTTGCATTAAAATTGGCACAATATTTAGCACCTGACAAGGTAGAAAGATTTTTAGAGCGTGATAATAAATTAGAATATATAAACTATAAAGGCAATGCGATGGGAAGTGCGAGTAATTTTGCGCCTACTTTCTTTGCATTGGATATTCCTGATGTTTTCAATGAAAATTTTGTACCGGAATTAATTGAAGATAAAATTGTTATTTTTGGTATGTTGGGTGAATACTTTGGAGACCCATATAATGTGGAAGATAAGTACTATACTCCATTAAATAAAAAGTATGCTGGTAGAGGTGCTCCCGACATGTATGGTGCTGTAATTCATGCAAATGTTATTTCCATGGTAATGGACGAAGATTATGTTTATAAATTGGAAGAACATTTTCAAATAATAATAGCTGTTTTATTATGCTATTTAAATGTTGTAGCCTTTATGTGGGTTTATTACGCACTAAAGAATTGGTATGATGGAATAACTAAAGTAGTTCAGTTGATTGAGTTATTGCTTATATTAGGGGCAATTATTTATAGTTATCATTTATTCAATATTAATTTAGAATTAACACTCGCAATGGGTGTTGTGGCGGTAGTGGGTGACTCCTTAGAAGTTTATAATGGAGTAGTGAAAAATATGTTTACCAAAGAAGGTAGAAGAGAATTATTTAGTGTTAATAAAAGAGAACAAGACAAAGTAGAAATCAATTAA
- the meaB gene encoding methylmalonyl Co-A mutase-associated GTPase MeaB gives MSLRKKNRLSIEEYKAGVLSGDRIALSRAITLVESTLDEDNELGARLIDELFQYTGNSFRVGITGVPGVGKSTFIESFGSHILDEGKKLAVLTIDPSSQKTGGSILGDKTRMEKLSQSKNAFIRPSPSGDALGGVAQKTRESMLLCEAAGFDVIFVETVGVGQSETAVKNMVDFFLLLMLSGAGDELQGIKKGIMEMADAIAINKADGNNIEAAKKAKKEYQNALHLFPANENGWIPKVGICSALENSGLSDIWDLLKEFQAQQKESGYFDHNRKEQSIHWMHQTIHHYLKRNFYKSPEIKENLLKFEDAVRQGDKHSVQAARLLLENYFNKLS, from the coding sequence ATGAGCTTGAGAAAGAAGAACAGATTATCAATTGAAGAATATAAAGCAGGGGTGCTTTCTGGAGATAGAATTGCATTAAGTAGAGCTATAACTTTAGTAGAGAGTACCTTAGATGAAGATAATGAGTTGGGAGCCCGTCTAATAGATGAGTTATTTCAATATACAGGTAATTCATTTAGGGTAGGAATTACAGGAGTACCAGGAGTTGGGAAAAGCACCTTTATTGAGTCTTTTGGAAGTCATATTCTTGATGAAGGTAAAAAATTGGCCGTTTTAACAATTGACCCTTCAAGTCAAAAAACAGGAGGGAGTATTTTGGGTGATAAAACCCGGATGGAAAAACTGAGTCAATCGAAAAATGCTTTTATCCGTCCGTCTCCTTCTGGAGATGCCTTGGGTGGGGTGGCACAAAAGACCAGAGAGAGTATGTTACTGTGTGAAGCTGCTGGTTTTGATGTCATTTTTGTGGAAACAGTAGGTGTAGGGCAGTCAGAAACGGCTGTAAAAAACATGGTGGACTTTTTCCTGCTGTTAATGTTGTCTGGTGCTGGAGATGAATTGCAGGGGATTAAAAAAGGTATAATGGAAATGGCTGACGCCATTGCAATTAATAAAGCAGATGGAAATAATATTGAAGCAGCCAAAAAAGCCAAGAAGGAATATCAGAATGCTTTACATTTGTTTCCTGCCAATGAAAATGGTTGGATCCCTAAAGTCGGAATTTGTTCAGCATTGGAAAATAGTGGGTTGTCAGATATTTGGGACTTACTCAAGGAATTTCAAGCTCAGCAAAAAGAGAGCGGGTATTTTGACCACAACAGAAAAGAGCAGTCCATCCATTGGATGCATCAAACCATTCATCATTATTTGAAGAGAAACTTCTACAAAAGTCCAGAAATTAAAGAGAATTTGCTGAAATTTGAAGATGCTGTAAGACAAGGGGATAAACACTCTGTGCAGGCAGCAAGATTATTACTAGAGAACTATTTTAATAAACTATCATGA
- a CDS encoding choice-of-anchor B family protein: MTKNYLFLLVFILTINFAFSQTACENGTVNGFDCNQVDFYANINNSNLSGSSGVAGADIWGWTDPQSGIEYALMCQTNGVVFVSIENPSDPIIIGRLESQTGNASSWRDIKVYNDHAFVVADNNSGHGMQVFDLKRLRDYSGSILDFNADAVYNGVSSAHNVVINEASGFAYIVGARGASNNCGAGGLHIVDIRDPKNPKYAGCFDADGYTHDAQCVIYNGPDSDYQGQEICFNANENTVTIANVENKGNTSLIAKSGFPQSAYSHQGWLTEDHQYFISNDELDEQGNGFNTRTLIWDVRDLDNPVLINQHYSEKSSIDHNLYIKNNKIYQSNYTSGLVILDANKVNEGEIRERAFFDTYPNSNNNSFNGSWSNFPFFESGVVVVSDINNGLFVLQPNLKEYIDSHPIFEGCGIDNTLSVGITEGLDVQSYQWQLIQDGGSINIQNSNNFSGVNTAELTINLEQEGVEEMKFRCKVVFENGEIAYSYNSNSNSGVPSASFNAELNNLEVSFVNYTSAADSFEWDFGDGSEISTEENPVHIYDEVGTYEVVLTVSNDCGTDSYNYAVDLSACIPAADFSYHTEDGQFNFYSSSDPANEFEWDFGDGSPISTEINPSHTYAEEDNYTVTLVVRNECGESTYSETLDVEKILSNDKELRKEFKVFPNPFQNNLNVKNLNINALERLEIIDQGGRKLIDIKHFSDTSDLSFRTDYWNKGMYYLVITKKNGQREVSKILKH; encoded by the coding sequence ATGACTAAAAATTACCTTTTTTTACTAGTTTTTATACTAACTATCAATTTTGCATTTTCGCAAACAGCTTGTGAAAATGGTACAGTGAATGGCTTTGATTGCAATCAAGTAGATTTTTATGCCAATATCAATAATTCCAATTTATCTGGAAGCTCGGGAGTGGCAGGTGCCGATATTTGGGGATGGACTGATCCACAAAGTGGCATTGAATACGCCTTGATGTGCCAAACTAATGGTGTTGTATTTGTAAGTATTGAAAATCCTAGCGATCCTATAATCATAGGTCGTTTAGAAAGTCAAACGGGTAATGCAAGTTCATGGCGAGACATCAAAGTTTACAATGACCACGCTTTTGTAGTGGCAGATAATAATTCAGGACATGGAATGCAAGTTTTCGATTTGAAAAGACTTCGTGATTATTCTGGTAGTATTTTAGATTTCAATGCTGATGCAGTGTATAATGGAGTTTCCAGTGCTCATAATGTTGTTATAAATGAAGCCTCTGGATTTGCCTATATTGTGGGTGCCAGAGGGGCAAGTAATAATTGTGGTGCGGGAGGTTTGCACATTGTTGATATCAGGGATCCCAAAAATCCTAAATATGCCGGATGCTTTGATGCAGATGGATACACGCACGATGCACAATGTGTGATTTACAACGGCCCTGATTCTGATTATCAAGGACAAGAGATTTGCTTTAATGCTAATGAAAATACAGTTACTATAGCTAATGTAGAAAACAAGGGCAATACTTCATTGATAGCAAAATCAGGCTTTCCTCAATCTGCTTATTCCCACCAAGGGTGGTTAACTGAAGATCACCAATATTTTATTTCAAATGATGAGTTGGATGAGCAAGGGAATGGTTTTAATACACGAACTTTAATTTGGGATGTGAGGGATTTAGATAACCCTGTGCTAATAAACCAACATTACAGTGAAAAGTCATCTATTGATCATAACTTATATATAAAAAACAATAAAATTTATCAGTCGAACTATACCAGCGGTTTAGTTATTTTGGATGCCAATAAAGTCAATGAGGGTGAAATAAGAGAGCGAGCATTTTTTGATACATATCCCAATTCGAACAATAATTCATTTAATGGTAGCTGGAGCAATTTTCCTTTTTTTGAAAGTGGAGTTGTTGTGGTCAGTGATATAAATAATGGTTTGTTTGTTTTACAGCCTAATTTGAAGGAATATATTGATTCACATCCTATTTTTGAAGGTTGTGGTATTGACAATACTTTATCAGTTGGTATCACTGAAGGTCTAGATGTTCAGTCTTATCAATGGCAGCTAATTCAGGATGGTGGCTCAATAAACATACAAAATAGCAATAACTTTTCCGGAGTTAATACAGCGGAGTTGACTATTAACTTAGAGCAAGAAGGAGTGGAGGAGATGAAGTTTAGATGTAAAGTAGTATTTGAAAATGGTGAAATTGCTTATAGTTATAATTCGAATAGCAATAGTGGAGTTCCTTCTGCTAGCTTTAATGCTGAATTAAATAATTTGGAAGTCTCCTTTGTTAATTATACCTCAGCTGCTGATAGTTTCGAATGGGATTTCGGGGATGGTTCAGAAATTTCAACTGAAGAAAATCCTGTTCATATTTACGATGAGGTGGGTACATATGAGGTGGTGCTGACGGTCAGTAATGATTGTGGTACTGACTCTTACAACTATGCAGTAGATTTATCTGCATGTATCCCAGCGGCCGATTTTTCATATCATACGGAGGATGGGCAATTTAATTTTTATTCGTCTTCTGATCCTGCCAACGAATTTGAATGGGACTTTGGCGATGGTTCACCAATTTCAACTGAAATTAACCCAAGTCATACATATGCTGAGGAAGATAATTACACCGTGACGCTGGTTGTAAGAAATGAGTGTGGGGAAAGTACATATTCTGAAACTTTAGATGTTGAAAAAATTCTAAGTAATGACAAGGAGCTAAGAAAAGAATTTAAGGTGTTTCCAAACCCTTTTCAAAACAACTTAAATGTTAAAAATTTGAATATAAATGCTCTTGAGCGTTTAGAAATCATTGACCAAGGTGGACGTAAATTGATAGATATAAAACATTTTAGTGATACTTCTGACTTAAGTTTTCGTACAGATTATTGGAATAAGGGTATGTATTACTTAGTGATAACGAAGAAAAATGGTCAAAGGGAAGTCAGTAAGATTTTAAAGCATTAG
- a CDS encoding Dph6-related ATP pyrophosphatase, which yields MSNKIALSWSGGKDACLALHYLMNSNEYEIDHLHTVIGGETNRVGMHGIKKELIDAQAAALGIPLKISYLPSDKSNISYEQVMLEYASYCKSKNITTIAFGDIFLEDLKNYREEKMAEVDMECLFPLWKKDTAEVINQFLELGYKTKICAGDAAKIRKDLIGKSITHELLRKLPANVDPCGENGEFHTFVYDGPIFQKAVKINSNSTQSHFYEYQIEEGEELKKVKSEFYFAELEFTNHPNNS from the coding sequence ATGTCTAATAAAATTGCCTTAAGTTGGAGTGGAGGAAAAGATGCATGTTTGGCACTGCACTATTTAATGAATTCCAATGAATATGAAATAGATCATTTGCACACTGTAATTGGCGGGGAGACAAACAGAGTGGGCATGCATGGCATCAAAAAAGAATTAATTGATGCTCAAGCAGCAGCATTAGGCATTCCTCTCAAGATTAGCTACTTACCTTCGGATAAAAGTAATATCTCTTATGAGCAGGTGATGCTAGAATATGCTAGTTACTGTAAATCCAAAAACATTACTACTATTGCCTTTGGAGATATTTTCTTGGAAGATTTAAAGAACTACAGAGAAGAAAAAATGGCAGAGGTTGACATGGAATGTTTATTTCCATTATGGAAAAAAGATACAGCAGAAGTAATAAATCAATTCCTAGAATTGGGCTACAAAACCAAAATTTGCGCTGGTGATGCTGCAAAAATAAGGAAGGACTTAATTGGCAAAAGTATCACACATGAGCTTCTACGAAAATTACCCGCAAATGTAGATCCTTGTGGAGAAAATGGAGAATTCCACACCTTTGTTTATGACGGCCCGATTTTCCAAAAAGCTGTTAAAATTAATTCAAACTCAACTCAATCTCATTTTTATGAATATCAGATCGAGGAAGGTGAAGAACTAAAAAAAGTGAAAAGTGAATTCTATTTTGCAGAACTAGAATTCACTAATCATCCAAATAATTCCTAA
- a CDS encoding DUF3667 domain-containing protein has protein sequence MKNKTTNCLNCGEQLDSNENFCPNCGQENSDKKLPLGAFIKDFFSNYLSFDTILFKTLNPFIFRPGRLSKAFNEGKRRRYINPIRMYLIFSLFYFFMISLTVPKDLIDKGLKSFVNRKEVLDSAKLNGLDSVRVDQLIQIAEENKAVEQKDSLNKWSTLKYWASDENLSDEEFEANLQGIGLDLDLISPAYKRSFLLNSSMFTYQAIRNLPLMMFFFLPIFAFILYLLFMKKRYYVEHLIHGLHLHAFAYFIYGLAILLLSLFSVATGWIIFLSFTWVSIYTLFSIKRLYQNGWGKSVMKFFILGFFYFSLLVFGFLFELYISFITI, from the coding sequence TTGAAAAACAAGACTACGAACTGCCTTAATTGTGGAGAGCAATTAGATTCAAATGAAAATTTTTGTCCAAATTGCGGACAAGAAAACTCTGATAAAAAACTACCATTAGGAGCTTTTATAAAAGATTTCTTTTCTAATTATTTAAGTTTTGACACCATCCTATTCAAAACTTTAAATCCTTTTATTTTCAGACCTGGCAGGCTTAGCAAAGCATTTAATGAAGGCAAAAGAAGACGATATATCAATCCTATTCGGATGTATTTGATATTCTCTCTTTTCTATTTCTTCATGATAAGTCTTACAGTCCCTAAAGATCTGATTGATAAAGGCCTTAAGTCTTTCGTCAATCGAAAAGAAGTTTTGGATTCTGCCAAACTTAACGGGCTAGACAGTGTACGAGTAGATCAACTAATTCAAATTGCAGAGGAAAATAAAGCAGTAGAACAGAAAGATTCACTTAATAAATGGAGCACACTAAAATATTGGGCTTCAGATGAAAATTTATCAGATGAAGAATTTGAAGCTAATCTTCAGGGGATAGGATTAGATTTAGACCTCATTTCACCTGCTTATAAAAGATCATTTCTATTAAATTCTTCAATGTTTACTTATCAGGCCATCAGAAATTTGCCTTTGATGATGTTTTTCTTCCTCCCCATTTTTGCTTTTATCCTTTACCTTCTATTTATGAAAAAAAGATATTACGTAGAACATCTAATTCACGGATTACATCTCCATGCATTTGCCTATTTTATTTATGGCTTAGCTATATTGCTATTAAGTCTATTTTCAGTTGCAACAGGATGGATTATCTTTTTGAGTTTTACATGGGTAAGCATCTATACACTTTTCTCGATTAAGAGACTCTACCAGAATGGTTGGGGAAAATCTGTAATGAAGTTTTTCATATTAGGATTCTTTTACTTCAGTCTCTTAGTTTTTGGTTTCCTTTTTGAACTTTACATTTCATTTATTACCATTTAA
- a CDS encoding DUF5522 domain-containing protein, translating into MSAKNIKIEEGDFYMENGFFVFTEKYHLKRGYCCGNRCRHCPYDFKNVKAKK; encoded by the coding sequence ATGAGTGCTAAAAACATCAAAATAGAAGAGGGAGATTTTTACATGGAAAATGGTTTTTTCGTTTTCACTGAAAAATATCATCTAAAAAGAGGGTATTGCTGTGGAAACAGGTGCCGACATTGCCCTTATGATTTTAAAAATGTGAAGGCAAAAAAATAA